From the genome of Thiovibrio frasassiensis:
GCAGGTGATACATCCCGCTGGGGGTTTCCGGCATGGCGCGTTTCATGATTGCGGCAATTCGGGTGACCGCGAGTTTTTCCCGGCCAAGAAATTGCCGGTGGCGTAATGGCACCTCGAAGCGTTCGCAAAAGACCACCACCTCACGCACCGGCAGGCTGCTCATCAGGGCCAGCAGATAGACCAGCCATTGGCGGCATGGTTCGTCAAGATAGAGAAGCCGGTGCCAGGCCAGAGCTTGCCGGGTTTCTTCCAGAATCGTGGCGAGTTTCGGCTCGATGCGGAGGGTGGGATGGAGGAAGCGGAGCAGGCCGAGGTCGGCCATGCGGTGTATGGCCGGGATGGGATTCTCTTCGGAGAGGATGCTGATGAGTTCGTTGAAAAATCGGTGGCCGAAGAAGCGGTCGAAAAGCTCCATCTTTACCGCGTTTTTAATGAGTTTTTCCGTGTGCCTGCCGATCTTGAAGCCCATGCGCTGCTCAAAGCGGATGGCCCGGAAGATCCGGGTCGGGTCTTCGACAAAGCTGAGGTTGTGCAGGATTCGGATCTGTCGGTCCTTCAGGTCGTTTTGGCAGTTGAAGAAATCAACCAGGGTGCCGAAGGTGTCCGGGTTGAGGTGGATGGCCATGGCATTGATGGTGAAATCGCGGCGGTAGAGATCGAGTTTGATGGAGCTCAGCTCCACCGTGGGCATGGCCGCCGGATATTCGTAGTATTCCAAGCGGGCGGTGGCGATATCGATTTTGAACCCATCTGGCAGTTTTACCACGGCGGTGCCGAACTTTTCATGGGTCCGCACCTTGCCGCCCAGCTTCTTGCCCAGTTTTTTTGCATAGGCCAAAGCATCGCCCTCGATGACCACATCGAGATCGAGGTTCTTGATATGCAGCAGCAGGTCGCGGACAAAGCCGCCCACCGCATAGGCGTGGCAGCCGGTTTCCTGCGCCACCTCGCCCAGGGTTTGCAGGAGGCAGATGATCTCGCGGTTCAAGACCTCCGCCATCAGGCCGCTCAGGTTGCGGTTGCGGGCGGTGGAGGGTTGATCGGTGTCGGCCAGCAGCCTCCGCGGGATGTGGGCCGGATCGTTGACCAGCAGGTGGAGCAGGTCGGTGCGGGTAATAACCCCCTGGACCACCCCTTCTGCCACCACCGGGATGAAGCGCTGGCGGTTGCCGATGATGAGTTCCTGGATGTCGGCCAGGGTGGCGGTTGGCGGCAGGGTGGCGAAATCGGTGGTCATGTAGTCGCTCACCGGGGAGTCGCCCAACCCCAGGTGGATGGATTTGCCCACCACCAGACGGGAGATGAGGCCGATAGGCTCGTGCCGGTCATTGACGATCAACAGGACCGTGATGTTGTAGCGGTTGAGCAACTCATCCGCGCCGTTGATTGTCAGGGTGGGCGGGCCGGAGATCACCGGAGAGGACATGAGTTCCCGGGCCATCCGCTGGGGGTGGACATGCTTGTGCAGGAGCTGGATCAGCCTTTCTTCCGCCTCGATCAGGGTGAGATCCTTGATGGTGGCCGAGGCGGCCGAGGCATGGCCGCCACCCCCGAAATCGCGGGCAATGGCGCCGACGTTCACCTCCGGGATCCGGCTGCGGGCAATGAGATGGGTGCGCCCCCCCATGTGGGTCAGGGCAAAGAGGGTGTTCAGGTTCTCCATCACCATGAAACGGCGGACAATAACGGAGAATTCATCAATATATTCGGGGGATTCCACCTTGGCCACCACCAGGTCCAGGCCGTGGATGGTATAGGTGGTGGCGGATTTGATCAGGGCATGGAGCAGGGTGACTTCCTGGCTGGTGAGTTCCTGGGCAATGAACTGGGAGATGGCGTTGAGGTTTGCCCCCTGACCAAGCAGCCAGGCGGCGGCCTGCAGATCTTCGGGCGTGGTGGTGTCGAAGGCGAAGTTGCCGGTGTCCTCATAGATGGCCATGGCCATGACGGTGGCCTCTTCCGGGGTGAGGTGGAGGTCTTTTTCCCGAAAAAGCTGGACGAAGATGGTGGTGGTGGAGCCCACCGGCAGGACATGTTCCACCGAGCCGTGGAGATCTTCCGGGGTATCGGGATGGTGGTCGTACAGGTGGATGTCCAGCCCCGGGTTATGCAGGCATTGGGCAAAATCGCCGATTCGGGAAGCCTGGCGGGTGTCCACCACGATGAGGCGGTGGATCTGCTCCTGGGGGATGTTTTTCAGCCGCTGGAAGGTGTAGTGGTATTGCACCGATTGGGCGAGGAAGTCCCGGAGGTTTTTTTCCTGGGAGCCGGAAAAAGCCAACACCGCTTCGGGGTAGAGCTTCTGTGCCGCGATCATGGAGGCCAGCCCGTCAAAGTCGGCGTTTACATGGGTGGTGATCACTTCCATAGTGTGTGCGGCCTCTGTCCTTAGGAGGGGGCTCTGTCCGGAAGGCGGGAGGGAAGTGCAACACGAAAAATGATTTCTTCGGCTTCGTGTTGCAAAAGACCCGGGGAGATGGTGCGCCGCAAGGACAAGCTCTTGGAATGATTATAGACCATCATCCCCCGCGAGCAATGAGATTTAGGAGCCGTTACGAAATTATGATTCAAGAGACCATTTCGTCGCGTTAACAGCAGCCTTAGCGGTCTACGGTTCTTTATGGCGATTACGGCCGCGTTTTAGGGTGATACATTTTGCACGACGGCTCAGCCCCGGGGGTGGAATTTCTGGTGGGCGTTCTTGAGGCGGTTGCTGTCCACATGGGTGTAAATCTGGGTGGTGGCGATGTCGGCATGACCGAGCATCATCTGGACGGAGCGGAGATCGGCGCCATGTTCCAGCAGGTGGGTGGCAAAGGAGTGGCGGAGCATGTGGGGGCTGATTTTCTTGCTGATTCCGGCCAACCGTGCGCTCTGCTGGACGATCTGCCAGAAACGCAACCGGGTCATGGACTTGCCGTGACCGGTGACAAAAAGGAGATCGCTGGCCTTTTTTTTGAGGATGCGGGGCCGGGCGTCCGTGGTGTAGAGCTTAAGGTATTCACGGGCAGCCTCGCCAAAGGGGATGAGGCGTTCCTTGGAACCTTTGCCGAAAACCCGGACATAGCCGCCCATGAGATTGACCCCGGCCAGGGGCAGGTTGACCAGCTCCGAGACCCGCATGCCGGTGGCATACAGCAGGTGCAGCATGGCGTTATTGCGCAGGGCCAGGGAATTCTCATCGGCTGGGGGGGCAAGGAGCAGATTCACCTCGGGGATGGTGAGCACCTTTGGCAGCGGCCGGCCCGGTTTGGGCAGATCCAGGATACCGCTGGGATCGGTGTCGATGCATTTTTCCGCCAGGAGAAACTTGAAAAAAGCGCGCAACGAGGAGATCCGGCGGGCATTGCTGCGGTTCGAGATGCCGAGGTCGTGGCAATGGGCCAAATAAGCGCGGAGATGGTCGGCTTCAATTTCGTTCAGCTGGCTGAGGCGTTTCGGACGAAGAAAATCAAGAAAAGAGACAAGGTCAGCCTGGTAGGCCAGAATGGTGTTGGTCGCCAGACGGCGTTCCAGGGTAAGATACTGGAGGAATTGGTCGAGAAAAGGCTCGGAAAAAAAAGACGCTCCGCCGGATGGAGAGGAAGAAGACGGCGATTGAGGCCGTACCCGGTCGGAGCGTGGGTGATTATCAGCAGGTTTTCCTCGTTTGCTGTTCATCTATTCAATGAGCCAACAAGGAAGAGCGGCAAATTAATCGCGCTCGGTGCGCATCATGAGCTTGCGGATTTTCCGTTTGGACTCGGCTTGTTTGCGGCGACGCTTGTCGCTGGGTTTTTCGTAGTACTCGCGGCGTTTGAGCTCTTTTTTCATCCCATCAAGCTGCATTTTCTTCTTGAGCAGCCGAATCGCCTGTTCGATATCCCCTCTTACCTCTATTTCAATCATGATCTCTCCAGTATGCGGGTTGCAACTTAACGTTTCAGAACCTTTGGCCAACGCCTGTTCCAGAAGAAGCTGAAAAGGCGCAGATTTTTAAAAAGAAACCGTTTATATAGCCGATCATTGCGCTGATTGTCAAATATTTTTTTCTCCTGCCTCCTGGAGAGGAAAGATCTTGCCGGGATTGAGAATGTCCTGGGGATCAAACAGTTTTTTGATCTGGCGCATGAGGGTCAGGGTCGGCTGGTCAAGCTCCATGGACAAATACGGGGCCTTGGTAAGGCCAATGCCATGTTCGCCGGACAGGGTGCCGCCCAAGCGCAGCACCTCCTCAAAAAGCAGCTGCTTGGCGGTATTGGCCTGCCGCACCTCCTGCGGAACATTCCGGTCAAGCATGATATTGACATGGATATTGCCGTCTCCGGCGTGGCCGAAGGTGAAGATGACGACCCCGAGCTCGCGGCTCAATGCCTCTGTGCAGGAGACCAATTCCGGCAATCGGGAGCGGGGAACCACCACATCTTCGCTCATCTTATGGGGTTTGAGGCTGAAGGCTGCTGGAGAGATGGCGCGCCGTGCTGCCCAGAGCTGCCGGGCCTCGGCGGCGCTTTCGGCGGTGCGGCTCTGGATGATCCCCGGTTGGCTTTGTAAAAACTCGCTCAGCTGGCGGGTGGCGAGGGGCACGGTATCTGCCCGGCCGTCAAGCTCTATCAGGAGAAGCGCTTCGGCCTCCTCGGGGCAGGGGAAGGGCAGTTGCTCCCGAACAATGGCCAGGGCGGTCCGGTCCATATATTCCAGGGTGCAGGGGGTATGGTGGGCGAGAATGGCTGCCACCAGACTGGTCGCTTCACCCATGCTGCGACAGAGGACCAGCAATGTGGTGCGGGTCTCTGGGGCGGGGAGGAGCTTGACCGTGATCTTGGTGATGATGGCCAGGGTGCCTTCCGAGCCCACCAGTAAGCGGGTAAGGTCGTAGCCCACCACCCCCTTGGCGGTGCGGACTCCGGTGTGGATGATGCTGCCATCGGGCAGCACCGCTTCCAGGCCGAGGACATAGTCGCGGGTCACCCCATATTTCACGGCGCTCGGGCCGCCGGCGCACTCGGCGACATTGCCGCCCATGGTGCAGAACTGCAGGCTGGCCGGGTCCGGCGGATAAAAGAGGCCGTGCTGGGCCGCCTCTTTGCGCAGATCTCCGGTGATGACGCCCGGTTCGACCACGGCGATCTGATTGGCCCGGTCGATCTCCAGGATTCGGTTCAGGCGGCTCATGACCATGACCACCCCCCCGTTTACCGGCAAGGCGCCGCCGCTCATGCCGGTGCCAGCCCCCCGGGGCACCACGGGAAACGGGGTGGCGGAGGCGAGTTCCATGATGCGGCAGATTTCCGCGGTGGAGGAGGGAAAGACCACGGCTCCCGGGGGATATTCCCGGCCGGTGCCGTCATAGGAATAGCAGGCCAGCTCTTCCGCTACGGTGCTCACCTGATCCTTGCCGACAATTTCCCCCAGTCTGTCGATGGTGTTCTGGTTCATGGCGTGTTTTTCCGATGGGCTGTAGAAATCCCTACAAAATACACAGGGAAGTTATTATAAGAATACGTGTTCGGTTGGCATCGTCATTTTTGCCGAACGGCCAGCGGTGTTGTTGTTTCAGCGTTGCTCCATGTGGGCGCAGGATTCCTTACAAATCAGTACGCAACTATTTGGAAAAAAGCTATGGAAAAGAAGATTCGTTTGGCCCTTATCGCCGGGGGCAAATCCGGCGAGCGCGAGGTTTCGCTGGCCGGGGCCAAAGAGGTGGAAAAGGCGCTCAGCCGGGAAAAATATGAGGTCCGCCGCTATGATCCGGCCACGGATCTGGCCCGGCTGGCTGCGGATGCCGGAACGATCGAGATGGCCTTTATCCTGCTGCATGGCCCCCTGGGGGAGGACGGCACCATGCAGGGTTTCCTCGATCTGCTGGGGGTTCCCTATCAGGGCGCCGGGGTCTTGGGCTCCGCCCTGGCCATGGACAAGAATCTGGCCAAGATCCTCTACAAGCAGGCCGGGCTTACCGTGGCGGACTGGGAGATGGCGCAGCCGGAAGATCAAACAAATCCCCGCCGTCTGCTGGCGTGCCTTTCCCTGCCGCTGGTCATCAAGCCCATCCGCCAAGGCTCCAGTCTGGGGATGAGCCTGGCCAAAAGCGAGGCGGAGCTGAGCGAGGGGCTGATCAAGGCGTTCACCTATGACAGCGAGGTCATGGTTGAAGAGTATGTGCGGGGCAGGGAGATCACCGGCGGGGTGCTTGGCAACAAGGAACTCACCGCCCTGCCCATTGTCGAGATTATTCCCGGCGAGGGGTACGCATTTTTTGATTATCAGGCCAAATACCAGCCGGGAGCCTCCCGGGAGGTATGCCCGGCGGAGTTGGCGCCGGAGGTAACCGCCAAGGCGCAGGCGATTGCGCTCACCGCGCATCGGGCCTTGCAGCTTAAGGGATACAGCCGGACAGACATGATTGTTGCCGGTGATTCCATCTATGTCCTTGAGACCAACACCATCCCCGGCATGACCCCGACCAGCCTGTTGCCTCAGGCGGCGGCCGCCCATGGCTTGCCCTTTCCGGCCTTGCTCGACCGGTTGATCGAACTGGCCTTGGCGGAGAGATAAGCCAAGCGCTAGATTTTTTGAAACAAAGCGGACAGGTTTGCTATACTTTGGAAAGAAGCAGGATAAGACCCCGGCGGCATGCAGCCGGAACATCCAGAACGGAGTAGCTGTCTTGACAGAGTCTGTGCCGGGAAAAGCAGGGCGTACCGCCCTGATTGTCGAGGATGACCATGCTGTCTGCGATCTTTTGCAAAGGATTGTGGAAAGCCAGGGCTACAGCACGGTTGTCTGCGCCACCGGCGCCTCGGCCCAGGCATCCTTTACCGCGAGTTTTCCGCATCTTGTCCTGATGGATTGGATGCTGCCGGACATGGACGGCCTGGAACTCTCCAAGACCTTCCGTGCCTCCGAACGGGGAAAATACCTCACCATCCTGATGATCTCCGGCAAAGACAGCCCCGAGGATATTGCCACGGCCATTGCCGCCGGGGTCAATTATTTCATGGCCAAACCCGTGGAAAGGAAGGTGCTGAATATCTGGCTCTCCGCCGCCGCGCAACAGGTGGAGGATTATCGGCAACGGGAAGAGGACGATCTGGCCCTGGCCAAAATTCAGGAAGAGCTGGAAGAGAACAACCTCCAGCTGGAAGAGGCGCTGGGCCGGGCCAATGCCATGGCCATGGAAGCGGAGCAGGCCTATATCGAGATCAACCAGATATTCAAGACCGTTGCCGGGGGCATTCTCCTGGTGGACACGCACAGCAATCTCCTGCGTTGCAACGAGTCATTTCTGCAGATGGCCGGAATGACTCGGGAGAAGGTGCATGATCAGAAGTGTTACGAAATTTTTCACTCCTGCCTCTGCAATACCGAGGCTTGTCCTCTGGCGCGGATCAGGAAGGGGGAGAAACGCATTGAGAGTGAGATAGAAAAGGTCGGGCCGGACGGGAGAACCTTCTATTACAGTATCATTTCCACGCCTTTCAAGGGGCCGTCCGGGGATCTGCTCGGGGTTGTCGAGCATATTACCGATGTCACCGAACGGGTGAAAGCGGAAAAGGCCCTGGCCGAAAGCGAACATTGCTACAAGGAACTCAGCTTGGTTGATGAGTTGACCAAGCTTTTTAACAAGCGCTACTTTAACACGCAACTGCAGCTCGAGGTGGAGCGGGCCAACCGGCATGGTCATCCGCTCTCGCTTTTATTGATGGATATCGATAATTTCAAGCACCACAATGACACTTACGGGCATGCGGATGGTGACCGGGTTCTCGCCCGGCTGGGCCAGGTGGTTACGGAATCGCTTCGGGTCAATGATGTGCCCTGTCGCTACGGCGGGGAGGAGTTCACCATCATCCTGCCGGAGACCAGCGGTGAACAGGCGACTGTGGTTGCGGAGCGGATCAGGGCCCGTTTTGCCGGGGAGATTTTTCAGCCAACCCCCCAGGAAACGGTGCACAAAACCATAAGCATCGGCGTAACCCAGTACCGCATGGGGGAAAGCGGGCAAAACCTGCTGGAGCGGGCCGATCAGAATATGTACGAGGCCAAGCAGGGCGGTAAGAATCGGTATGTTTTGAAGTAAGCACTTCCCCTCAAAGCGGGGTCGGTTATGCCGGCCCGTCCTTTCTTTGCATCAAAATCTTTTTTCAAAATAGGGGGCAAGCACCTTGGGCAGGGCGATGGTGCCATCCGCCTGCTGGTAGTTTTCAAAGATCGCGGCCAAGGTCCGTCCCACCGCGAGGCCGCTGCCGTTTAAGGTATGGACCAGTGCGCTTTTGTTCTGGCCCTTCGGCCGGTAACGGATTCCTCCCCGCCTCGCCTGAAACTCCCCGAAATTACTGCATGAGGAGATCTCCCGGTAGGTGTCCTGAGCGGGCATCCATACCTCGATGTCGTAGGTCTTGTTGGCGGAAAAGCCAAGATCCCCGCTGCAGAGCTGGACCACCCGATAGGGCAACTCCAGCAGCTGCAGAACCTCTTCCGCATCGGCGAGCAGGCTTTCCAGCTCAGCACTGGAGGTTTCCGGGGTGGTAAATTTCACCAGCTCCACCTTGTCGAATTGGTGTTGGCGGATAAGCCCCTTGGTATCCCGGCCATAGGAGCCGGCCTCGGATCGGAAACAGGGGGTGTACGCCGTGTATTTAATGGGGAGTTCGTGCTCGGCCAGGGTTTCGTCCCGGTGCAGATTGGTCACCGGCACCTCGGCGGTGGGAATCAGCCAAAGATCCCAGTCCTTGATGCCAAAGAGATCCGCCGCGAATTTCGGCAGCTGGCCGGTGGCGGTCATGGTCTGGGAATTGACCAGAAACGGGGGGAGGATCTCGGTGTAGCCGTGCCTCTGGGTGTGGAGATCGAGCATGAAATTGATCAGCGCCCGCTCCAACCGGGAGGCAAACCCCTTGAGCACGGCAAAGCGGGCGCCGGAAAGCTTGGCCGCCCGTTCAAAATCCATGACTC
Proteins encoded in this window:
- a CDS encoding CBS domain-containing protein — translated: MEVITTHVNADFDGLASMIAAQKLYPEAVLAFSGSQEKNLRDFLAQSVQYHYTFQRLKNIPQEQIHRLIVVDTRQASRIGDFAQCLHNPGLDIHLYDHHPDTPEDLHGSVEHVLPVGSTTTIFVQLFREKDLHLTPEEATVMAMAIYEDTGNFAFDTTTPEDLQAAAWLLGQGANLNAISQFIAQELTSQEVTLLHALIKSATTYTIHGLDLVVAKVESPEYIDEFSVIVRRFMVMENLNTLFALTHMGGRTHLIARSRIPEVNVGAIARDFGGGGHASAASATIKDLTLIEAEERLIQLLHKHVHPQRMARELMSSPVISGPPTLTINGADELLNRYNITVLLIVNDRHEPIGLISRLVVGKSIHLGLGDSPVSDYMTTDFATLPPTATLADIQELIIGNRQRFIPVVAEGVVQGVITRTDLLHLLVNDPAHIPRRLLADTDQPSTARNRNLSGLMAEVLNREIICLLQTLGEVAQETGCHAYAVGGFVRDLLLHIKNLDLDVVIEGDALAYAKKLGKKLGGKVRTHEKFGTAVVKLPDGFKIDIATARLEYYEYPAAMPTVELSSIKLDLYRRDFTINAMAIHLNPDTFGTLVDFFNCQNDLKDRQIRILHNLSFVEDPTRIFRAIRFEQRMGFKIGRHTEKLIKNAVKMELFDRFFGHRFFNELISILSEENPIPAIHRMADLGLLRFLHPTLRIEPKLATILEETRQALAWHRLLYLDEPCRQWLVYLLALMSSLPVREVVVFCERFEVPLRHRQFLGREKLAVTRIAAIMKRAMPETPSGMYHLLKDLSPEGLLHLMGLLKKKGCKKAISLYVTDWRQLKPETDGNDLAEMGYRTGPLYGTILRCLLDARLDGLVHDRASETAFIKEHFSLPDQ
- the xerD gene encoding site-specific tyrosine recombinase XerD, which gives rise to MNSKRGKPADNHPRSDRVRPQSPSSSSPSGGASFFSEPFLDQFLQYLTLERRLATNTILAYQADLVSFLDFLRPKRLSQLNEIEADHLRAYLAHCHDLGISNRSNARRISSLRAFFKFLLAEKCIDTDPSGILDLPKPGRPLPKVLTIPEVNLLLAPPADENSLALRNNAMLHLLYATGMRVSELVNLPLAGVNLMGGYVRVFGKGSKERLIPFGEAAREYLKLYTTDARPRILKKKASDLLFVTGHGKSMTRLRFWQIVQQSARLAGISKKISPHMLRHSFATHLLEHGADLRSVQMMLGHADIATTQIYTHVDSNRLKNAHQKFHPRG
- the rpsU gene encoding 30S ribosomal protein S21, encoding MIEIEVRGDIEQAIRLLKKKMQLDGMKKELKRREYYEKPSDKRRRKQAESKRKIRKLMMRTERD
- a CDS encoding FAD-binding oxidoreductase; translated protein: MNQNTIDRLGEIVGKDQVSTVAEELACYSYDGTGREYPPGAVVFPSSTAEICRIMELASATPFPVVPRGAGTGMSGGALPVNGGVVMVMSRLNRILEIDRANQIAVVEPGVITGDLRKEAAQHGLFYPPDPASLQFCTMGGNVAECAGGPSAVKYGVTRDYVLGLEAVLPDGSIIHTGVRTAKGVVGYDLTRLLVGSEGTLAIITKITVKLLPAPETRTTLLVLCRSMGEATSLVAAILAHHTPCTLEYMDRTALAIVREQLPFPCPEEAEALLLIELDGRADTVPLATRQLSEFLQSQPGIIQSRTAESAAEARQLWAARRAISPAAFSLKPHKMSEDVVVPRSRLPELVSCTEALSRELGVVIFTFGHAGDGNIHVNIMLDRNVPQEVRQANTAKQLLFEEVLRLGGTLSGEHGIGLTKAPYLSMELDQPTLTLMRQIKKLFDPQDILNPGKIFPLQEAGEKNI
- a CDS encoding D-alanine--D-alanine ligase family protein; translation: MEKKIRLALIAGGKSGEREVSLAGAKEVEKALSREKYEVRRYDPATDLARLAADAGTIEMAFILLHGPLGEDGTMQGFLDLLGVPYQGAGVLGSALAMDKNLAKILYKQAGLTVADWEMAQPEDQTNPRRLLACLSLPLVIKPIRQGSSLGMSLAKSEAELSEGLIKAFTYDSEVMVEEYVRGREITGGVLGNKELTALPIVEIIPGEGYAFFDYQAKYQPGASREVCPAELAPEVTAKAQAIALTAHRALQLKGYSRTDMIVAGDSIYVLETNTIPGMTPTSLLPQAAAAHGLPFPALLDRLIELALAER
- a CDS encoding GGDEF domain-containing response regulator — translated: MTESVPGKAGRTALIVEDDHAVCDLLQRIVESQGYSTVVCATGASAQASFTASFPHLVLMDWMLPDMDGLELSKTFRASERGKYLTILMISGKDSPEDIATAIAAGVNYFMAKPVERKVLNIWLSAAAQQVEDYRQREEDDLALAKIQEELEENNLQLEEALGRANAMAMEAEQAYIEINQIFKTVAGGILLVDTHSNLLRCNESFLQMAGMTREKVHDQKCYEIFHSCLCNTEACPLARIRKGEKRIESEIEKVGPDGRTFYYSIISTPFKGPSGDLLGVVEHITDVTERVKAEKALAESEHCYKELSLVDELTKLFNKRYFNTQLQLEVERANRHGHPLSLLLMDIDNFKHHNDTYGHADGDRVLARLGQVVTESLRVNDVPCRYGGEEFTIILPETSGEQATVVAERIRARFAGEIFQPTPQETVHKTISIGVTQYRMGESGQNLLERADQNMYEAKQGGKNRYVLK
- the serS gene encoding serine--tRNA ligase yields the protein MLELRFIRENLDLVKEKLAFRGVTDSRIDDFAAIDLNRRTLLAEVESLRNKRKIASQEIGQLKKAGVDAEGPMAEMRQVGERITKIEGELVGLEEDLQSIVLTLPNLCDDSVPRGSDEKDNLELKRWGTVPQFDFAAKPHHELGETAGVMDFERAAKLSGARFAVLKGFASRLERALINFMLDLHTQRHGYTEILPPFLVNSQTMTATGQLPKFAADLFGIKDWDLWLIPTAEVPVTNLHRDETLAEHELPIKYTAYTPCFRSEAGSYGRDTKGLIRQHQFDKVELVKFTTPETSSAELESLLADAEEVLQLLELPYRVVQLCSGDLGFSANKTYDIEVWMPAQDTYREISSCSNFGEFQARRGGIRYRPKGQNKSALVHTLNGSGLAVGRTLAAIFENYQQADGTIALPKVLAPYFEKRF